The Kryptolebias marmoratus isolate JLee-2015 linkage group LG9, ASM164957v2, whole genome shotgun sequence nucleotide sequence CgtatagcattccttgaaataatgcatatcactcgctgcctttcatgccagagttttagactaaaatcatcttgtgctgagaaatgagaaatgtagttgttttggttaaactttaaaaataacatcatacATGTAAACATCTCAGGGTATGTGCcctggatgactctcagctacaactacaccaaatttcagcttaatatctgtaaatctgactgaattacagcctcttttgtgtttactaaggtcagttggctgtggcggctaTCTTGAAATGGaatggctccaaaagttaatcagctgcagacgtacatccaacgattatttcctgaaagtttcgttaaaTTCCATCCAATGGCaaatgagatattctgctaacagacagctgaCCCCAAATAGcaaatggcaaaattttaaccAAGGATCTTGCACaacctgttagcgctcagaatatgtgttggggctcaatctcagctactaccatgccagcttttagctcagtatctgtaaaaccgacagaGTTATAGTCAGTATTttaagtcagttggctgtggcagctggAGTAAAACACAGGCACGGGGGCAAAAAGCCCTTTATCTTTCAGTGGTGGGCAATACTGACAGAAATATCTGTTTCTATTATGGAAAACTTGATCTTCTGTTAAAGTTCAGACGATCTAATAATCTAAAAGTACACAAGATTGCTTCCTGAAGTACTGCAGAACTTGCAGGTTCTGAAATGCTTTAAGTGGAAACTTTAACATAATGGCGGTTTATATTTAGATGAAGATGCATCATTTGCTGCAGGCCAGCATGACTCCAGCCCCTTTCTGGTACCGTGTTGTGTTTACTGAACCTACAGGGCATCCTTGTCAGGACATTTCTCAGAGGtttctgcttcctcctcctcctcggctggctgctgctgctgctctccccctcctccgaCTCCGCCACCGGATTATTCACCATCAGCTTCTTCAGCCTTTCGATCCGTTCCGGGTCCGCCACCCCCTTCATGGCTTTCCTGCGCTTCTTCTCCACATTCTCCGGCTTGGCTCGGCCGCGGCCTCCCTTCAGAAAGCTCTCGTAATCTGACACGTTGTTAAAGCACTTGATGTTTGGGAAGGGGAGCGGCGGCGCGGCCGGGGCGTACAGGGCCCGCAGCGGGTTAAAGTGTTCCGAGCAGACGTCCAATGTCTCCGcgtcctccccctcctcctccacgttGGGGTCTGCGTCCCGCTCCAGCTCCGGGTTTGATGCCGTCTCTTTACGGTCTGTCTCACTCACTCGTTCCCTCTCCTCCATGTTTGAAACAGCCACGCAAGAGCGAAGCAAGGAATCATGGGAAAAGTTTCCGCCGGCGCCGTGTCGGAAATAGTATTCCGTCTAGCTGCCAAAATAAGTCTCATAACCGTTTTCTTAAAATACTTAATGCgaaaaatttgagaaaaaaatagaaatacaaattaaatggATTCCTCGGAATACTGAAACTCAAGTTCATTTGACGCTTTTCACATTTTAGAGTGCTTTCGTTCACAAACTGAACGAAAAGAGCTAAAGCATTCTAACCTTTCAGCCCAAGATGGCGCTAAAACACAACCCTCATTTTGGGGCGTCTGTGAGACTCCGCTCTCCTCTTTAGATTATCCATTTAGCAACCGAAGAATATTTGATGCAgaataacagatttattttaaaactacttttcaaATAACGAAAAACGATACgtgtttttgtcacaaaatcATTTTCCCCGGAACAACTGTTTCTGGTCCTTGAGGTAGTACGACAAAAT carries:
- the lsm11 gene encoding U7 snRNA-associated Sm-like protein LSm11, which translates into the protein MRTEYYFRHGAGGNFSHDSLLRSCVAVSNMEERERVSETDRKETASNPELERDADPNVEEEGEDAETLDVCSEHFNPLRALYAPAAPPLPFPNIKCFNNVSDYESFLKGGRGRAKPENVEKKRRKAMKGVADPERIERLKKLMVNNPVAESEEGESSSSSQPRRRRKQKPLRNVLTRMPLCKGSPLGELYRCVQERIRVKVHIRTFKGLRGVCSGFVVAFDKFWNLAMVDVDETYREPLLGEAIYHEKALTVSRLFEKLRLQEDPGAAEVGEKQEKAGEPKETPEDRSDRPAESRGGGRTAEPGQSESAADKRDEGNVSQARRKYGKVHTRHINQLFVRGENVILINPQPL